Sequence from the [Clostridium] scindens genome:
GAAGTCATGAACATGGAGCCGATCGCAGGCAAGTTTGCGGCCTTTGGATGGGCGGTTGCCAAGATCGACGGCAATGACATGGAGGAGATTGTAAAGATGCTTGACCGCTTGCCAATAGAGCGGGGAAAGCCTACGCTGATCCTGTGCCATACGGTGAAGGCAAAGGGGCTGTCCTTTGGCGAGAACCAGGCTGGCTATCATTTCTGGAACGCAACAGAAGAATTGCTCAGACAGGCAGAAGAAGAAATGGAGGCAAGAGCTGAAGAACTGAGACAGGAAATGGAGGCGGTGGCATATGACGGGTAAATTATTAGATCCCAGAAAAGAGTTTGGCAAGGCGGTATATGACGTGGCATGCGATAACCCGGACGTGGTCGTATTCTCCGCGGACAGCGGGAAGAGTTCAGGCTTCGGCCAATTCATGGAAGAATTCCCGGAACGGTACTTTGAGTGCGGGATTATGGAGCAAGGCGTCATAGGCATGGCAGCCGGCATGAGTACGGCAGGGAAGGTTCCCGTCTTCTGCGCAATCGCTCCATTCGTCACGGCCCGCCCGTATGAAATGGTAAGAAATGACCTGGGATATATGAGGCAGAATGTAAAGATCGTGGGCCGCAACGCAGGAATGACCTATTCGGATCTTGGAGCCACGCATCAAAGCCTGGATGATTTTGCGATCATGCGGATGATTCCGGGAATGACGGTTCTGGCGCCACAGGATCCGATGGAGATCAGACAGGCCGTGAAGGCTATGATCGATCATGACGGCCCGGTCTATATGCGGATTGGAAACCCTCCCATTCCGCAGTTATTCGAGGAAAAGCCCTTTGTCATCGGCAAGGGAGAGGTCCTGTGCGAAGGAAGCGACGTCACGCTCGTATCCACTGGATCAACGACCAGGGATGCCCTTGACGCGGCGGAACTTTTAAGGAAAAACGGCATAAGCGTTAAACTGATCGGCATGCCCACCGTATGCCCTCTAGATGAGGAACTTCTGATACAGGCGGCAGACGAGACTGGAAAGATTGTCACGGTGGAAGAGCATTATGCTGACGGCGGGCTGGGCTCTCTGGTTACAGAGGCGCTGAGCGAGCGGAAGGATGTGAGGGTCCGCCGGCTTGGAATGCCAAAAGCATATGCGATTACCAGCGGCAACTACCGCCAGCTGGTGGGACACTACCATCTGGACGGGATCGGGATTGCGGCTTCTGTGGAAGACTTCCTGAATCAATAAGAACATCTGAAGGTAAGACTTTTACCTTTTGAATGTAGAGAAACACTATTAATCACGGCAAAGTTTAAGGAGGAAAATAACTATGAAAATCCGTGGAATTGAAATCAACAAAGCGTCCCTTGCAAAAATGATCGATGGTTCTTTATTGAATCCATTCACGACCCTTGATGAGATTAAGGAATTAGTAGACATGTCTTTGGAATATCATACGAATTCTGTCTGCGTCAATCCGAATTATCTGAAATATGTTGCGGACAGATTAAAAGGAACGGACGTCAAGGCATGCGTGGTAATCGACTATCCATTCGGAACCGGAACGATCGAGGACAAATGCCGGGAGGCAGAGATCGCGATCCAGAACGGCGTGGAGATCATCGATTATGTTATTGATTATGGACACCTCAAGAGCGGCGACAAGGCCCATCTTCTGGAAGAGGTCAAGGCATGCGTGAAAGCGGCGAAGGGCAGGGAGACCCGTTTTATCATCGAGGTCTGCTATCTGACAGAGCAGGAGATCGTAGATGCATGCGAATGCGTGATCGAAGGCGGCGGAGACTTTGTAAAGACTTCTACCGGACGCTTCGGAGGCCCGGATATGAAGATCATCGACCTGCTGGTAAAGACCTGCGCAGGACGCTGCAAGCTTAAGATTGCAGGAACCGGAC
This genomic interval carries:
- a CDS encoding transketolase family protein; translation: MTGKLLDPRKEFGKAVYDVACDNPDVVVFSADSGKSSGFGQFMEEFPERYFECGIMEQGVIGMAAGMSTAGKVPVFCAIAPFVTARPYEMVRNDLGYMRQNVKIVGRNAGMTYSDLGATHQSLDDFAIMRMIPGMTVLAPQDPMEIRQAVKAMIDHDGPVYMRIGNPPIPQLFEEKPFVIGKGEVLCEGSDVTLVSTGSTTRDALDAAELLRKNGISVKLIGMPTVCPLDEELLIQAADETGKIVTVEEHYADGGLGSLVTEALSERKDVRVRRLGMPKAYAITSGNYRQLVGHYHLDGIGIAASVEDFLNQ
- the deoC gene encoding deoxyribose-phosphate aldolase encodes the protein MKIRGIEINKASLAKMIDGSLLNPFTTLDEIKELVDMSLEYHTNSVCVNPNYLKYVADRLKGTDVKACVVIDYPFGTGTIEDKCREAEIAIQNGVEIIDYVIDYGHLKSGDKAHLLEEVKACVKAAKGRETRFIIEVCYLTEQEIVDACECVIEGGGDFVKTSTGRFGGPDMKIIDLLVKTCAGRCKLKIAGTGQFWTTNIALMAVAAGVDIIGTRSAKKIVDELPIFESMVKNIEV